In Neorhizobium galegae, the following proteins share a genomic window:
- a CDS encoding exopolysaccharide biosynthesis protein, translated as MSASIEFDDTSTSLSGTLRQLIDGITGQSVTLRQLMDAVGEQGLLLICAVASLPFLLPVSIPGVSTVFGAAIILISLAITANRLPWLPKKILDRELDTKKLLPALEKGVSIVSRLDRFLKPRISALTTGRLVNRVNGLAIAAGGVLLMFPLGLVPFSNTLPAIAILLLSTGMIQRDGLIVLGGYLFNVITVIYFGVLAYVAFSAGQGIASMFA; from the coding sequence GTGAGCGCAAGCATCGAGTTCGACGATACCTCAACCTCGCTGAGCGGCACGCTGCGGCAGCTTATCGACGGCATCACGGGTCAGTCGGTGACGCTGCGCCAATTGATGGACGCGGTCGGCGAACAGGGCCTGCTGCTCATCTGCGCCGTCGCCTCCCTGCCTTTCCTCCTCCCCGTATCGATCCCCGGCGTCAGCACCGTGTTCGGGGCGGCGATCATCCTGATCAGCCTGGCGATCACCGCCAACCGGCTGCCGTGGCTGCCGAAGAAAATCCTCGACCGTGAGCTCGATACGAAAAAACTGCTGCCGGCACTGGAAAAAGGTGTCAGTATCGTTTCGCGCCTCGACCGGTTCCTGAAGCCGCGCATCTCCGCATTGACCACCGGGCGGCTCGTCAATCGGGTGAACGGCCTGGCGATCGCGGCCGGCGGCGTGCTCCTGATGTTTCCGCTGGGTCTGGTGCCCTTCTCCAATACGCTGCCGGCGATCGCGATCCTGCTTCTGTCGACCGGCATGATCCAGCGCGACGGGCTGATCGTCCTCGGCGGCTACCTCTTCAACGTCATCACGGTGATCTATTTTGGCGTGCTCGCCTATGTGGCATTCAGCGCCGGCCAGGGTATCGCATCGATGTTCGCCTGA
- a CDS encoding DUF982 domain-containing protein — MTSNVTEADDAVWSSPVRVRIGYGFPETIRGPREALEYLNWRWPVREGTYYIKALKECAACLQRKLPLERVRETFILASIEAKMLN; from the coding sequence ATGACGAGTAACGTAACTGAAGCAGATGATGCCGTGTGGAGTTCCCCGGTCAGAGTACGCATTGGATACGGTTTCCCAGAAACGATCCGCGGGCCGAGAGAAGCCCTGGAATACCTCAACTGGCGCTGGCCGGTGCGCGAAGGTACCTATTACATCAAGGCCCTGAAGGAATGCGCCGCCTGCCTGCAGCGCAAGCTCCCGCTGGAAAGGGTGCGGGAAACCTTCATTCTCGCGAGCATCGAGGCGAAGATGCTGAACTGA
- a CDS encoding protein-L-isoaspartate O-methyltransferase family protein, whose translation MMDFEAARTKMVENQIRTTDVTSHSVLRAFYNVPREAFVPAKAKSLAYIDADIEVAPGRYLMEASPLAKLLQLAAITKDDVVLEIGTGSGYATAVLSLIAGSVVSLEADEALASQATATLSSLGYDNVAVVTGELENGYAAEAPYDLIFVNGAVEEVPAALLEQLRDGGRLVAVVGYGNAAQAKVLVKEQGSISESASFNASVKPLPGFRKAKEFVF comes from the coding sequence ATGATGGATTTCGAAGCAGCACGGACGAAGATGGTCGAAAATCAGATCCGCACCACCGATGTCACGTCGCATTCGGTTCTGCGGGCCTTCTACAATGTTCCGCGCGAAGCCTTCGTGCCGGCCAAGGCAAAGTCGCTCGCCTATATCGATGCGGACATCGAGGTTGCCCCTGGTCGGTATCTGATGGAGGCCTCGCCGCTTGCCAAGCTTCTGCAGCTTGCCGCAATCACCAAGGACGACGTCGTGCTCGAAATCGGCACCGGCAGCGGTTATGCGACCGCCGTCCTGTCGCTGATCGCAGGCTCCGTCGTCTCTCTGGAGGCGGATGAGGCGCTGGCCTCGCAGGCAACCGCGACGCTCTCCTCGCTCGGCTACGACAATGTCGCGGTCGTTACCGGCGAGCTCGAGAATGGTTATGCCGCCGAGGCGCCCTATGACCTCATCTTCGTCAACGGTGCCGTCGAGGAAGTGCCTGCCGCGCTTCTGGAACAGCTGCGCGATGGCGGACGGCTGGTCGCTGTCGTCGGTTATGGCAATGCCGCCCAGGCGAAGGTGCTGGTGAAGGAGCAGGGTTCCATCTCCGAAAGCGCCTCTTTCAACGCCTCGGTGAAGCCGCTGCCGGGCTTCCGCAAGGCGAAGGAATTCGTGTTCTGA
- a CDS encoding DUF2497 domain-containing protein, translating into MAQPNVAREPSMEEILASIRRIIESNEPNAENALSGQLPPVYGDDEIEDGEETGFVPDMAANDRGAPSRNEPMNYASGSSGQTAQQDRTLSLADVAARVRAASTRQQETGPVRLSTAPAPSAVASSAQTPSSPPPAARQEEPAQLRPMPRMPEFREPVAQAAPSTQAAPVSQPVAPQPEPVQRVMMPVFDPPLSAPHRAEAPARPEPRIEPKTEPKLAAESAPRSLPAKIEETANLLSAEAGAQVAKSFSELASVFNGMERRSLEDMAGDMLRPMLQEWLDDNLPTLVERLVREEIERVSRGTRR; encoded by the coding sequence ATGGCTCAGCCAAATGTAGCGCGTGAACCCTCCATGGAAGAAATCTTGGCGTCCATTCGCCGGATCATTGAAAGCAATGAACCGAATGCCGAGAACGCGCTCAGCGGCCAGCTTCCCCCGGTCTATGGCGACGACGAGATCGAAGACGGCGAAGAGACGGGCTTTGTTCCCGACATGGCTGCCAATGATCGCGGCGCGCCATCGCGCAACGAGCCGATGAACTACGCGTCGGGATCGTCGGGCCAGACGGCACAGCAGGATCGTACCTTGTCGCTCGCAGATGTCGCCGCAAGGGTCCGGGCCGCTTCCACCCGCCAGCAGGAGACCGGCCCCGTGCGCCTTTCGACTGCGCCGGCCCCGTCGGCGGTTGCCTCTTCCGCGCAAACGCCGTCCTCGCCCCCACCGGCGGCACGCCAGGAGGAGCCGGCTCAGCTTCGCCCGATGCCGCGCATGCCGGAATTCCGCGAACCGGTCGCCCAGGCCGCCCCGTCCACGCAGGCCGCTCCGGTTTCGCAGCCGGTCGCGCCGCAGCCGGAGCCGGTCCAGCGTGTCATGATGCCGGTCTTCGATCCGCCGCTGTCGGCTCCGCACAGAGCCGAAGCACCGGCGCGGCCCGAACCAAGAATCGAGCCGAAAACAGAACCGAAGCTCGCCGCAGAATCCGCCCCGCGCAGCCTGCCGGCGAAGATCGAGGAGACCGCGAACCTGCTGTCCGCCGAAGCCGGCGCTCAGGTCGCAAAATCCTTCAGCGAGCTCGCCTCGGTATTCAACGGCATGGAACGCCGCTCGCTCGAGGATATGGCCGGCGACATGCTGCGCCCGATGCTGCAGGAATGGCTGGACGACAACCTGCCGACGCTGGTCGAGCGCCTGGTGCGCGAGGAAATCGAACGCGTATCCCGTGGCACGCGCCGCTAA
- a CDS encoding valine--tRNA ligase gives MLEKTYDSAEVEPRIAKAWDEADAFRAGVNAKPGAETFTIVIPPPNVTGSLHMGHALNNTLQDIMIRFERMRGKDVLWQPGMDHAGIATQMVVERQLMERQLPGRREMGREAFVDKIWEWKEESGGLIFNQLKRLGASCDWSRERFTMDEGLSAAVLEVFVTLYKQGLIYKDKRLVNWDPKLLTAISDLEVEQHEVNGNLWHFRYPLEEGVTYQYPVTFDEDGNATEFETRDYIVVATTRPETMLGDTGIAVNPEDERYKAIVGKHVILPIVGRRIPIVADDYADPTAGTGAVKITPAHDFNDFEVGKRAGLRAINVMNIDGTITIKDNEDFLEGLDHPAALHGAWDRLEGQDRFTARKIVVEIFEEAGLLDKIEPHKHMVPHGDRGGVPIEPRLTEQWYVDAHILAQPAIASVKEGRTKFVPKNWDKTYFEWMENIQPWCISRQLWWGHQIPAWYGPDGQVFVEKTEEEALQAAIQHYLSHEGPMKALVEDLLENFKPGEILTRDEDVLDTWFSSALWPFSTLGWPDQTKELEKYYPTSVLVTGFDIIFFWVARMMMMGLHFMKDEDGNPVEPFHTVYVHALVRDKSGQKMSKSKGNVIDPLDLIDEYGADALRFTLAIMAAQGRDVKLDPARIAGYRNFGTKLWNATRFAEMNGVKRDPAFQPEATKLTVNRWILTELSETIRDVTEAVETQRFNEAAGSLYRFVWNQVCDWYLELLKPIFASGDEGAKAEAQACAAYVLEETYKLLHPFMPFMTEELWAHTETRDGLLCHADWPAPEFADQAAAEEINWLVDLVTGLRSARAEMNVPPSAVAPLIVVGANELTQARLRRHEAAVRRLARVETIELADAAPKGSAQIVVGEATACLPLGNLIDLVAEKARIEKAVGKTEAEMDRIGKKLANEKFVANADPEVVAAERERFAELEIQMANLKIALLRISEAG, from the coding sequence ATGCTCGAAAAGACCTATGATTCCGCAGAAGTAGAACCGAGGATCGCCAAGGCCTGGGACGAGGCCGACGCTTTTCGCGCCGGCGTCAACGCCAAGCCGGGCGCGGAAACCTTCACGATCGTGATCCCGCCGCCGAACGTGACCGGTTCGCTGCATATGGGCCACGCGCTCAACAACACGCTGCAGGACATCATGATCCGCTTCGAGCGGATGCGCGGCAAGGACGTGCTCTGGCAGCCGGGCATGGACCATGCGGGCATCGCCACCCAGATGGTCGTCGAGCGCCAGTTGATGGAGCGCCAGCTTCCGGGACGCCGCGAGATGGGCCGCGAGGCCTTCGTCGACAAGATTTGGGAATGGAAGGAAGAATCGGGCGGTCTAATCTTCAACCAGCTGAAGCGTCTCGGTGCTTCCTGTGACTGGTCACGCGAACGTTTCACCATGGACGAGGGCCTGTCGGCCGCGGTCCTGGAAGTCTTCGTCACGCTCTACAAGCAGGGCCTGATCTACAAGGACAAGCGCCTCGTCAACTGGGACCCGAAGCTGCTGACCGCGATTTCCGACCTCGAGGTCGAGCAGCACGAGGTCAACGGCAACCTCTGGCATTTCCGCTATCCGCTCGAAGAAGGCGTCACCTACCAGTATCCGGTCACCTTCGACGAAGACGGCAATGCGACCGAATTCGAAACGCGCGACTATATCGTCGTCGCGACGACGCGTCCCGAAACCATGCTCGGCGATACCGGCATTGCCGTGAACCCCGAGGATGAACGCTACAAGGCTATCGTCGGCAAGCACGTCATCCTGCCGATCGTCGGCCGCAGAATCCCGATCGTCGCGGACGATTATGCCGATCCGACGGCCGGCACCGGGGCGGTCAAGATCACGCCCGCGCACGATTTCAACGACTTCGAAGTCGGCAAGCGGGCAGGGCTGCGCGCCATCAACGTCATGAATATCGACGGTACGATCACCATCAAGGACAACGAGGATTTCCTGGAAGGGCTTGATCATCCCGCCGCCCTTCACGGCGCCTGGGACCGTCTCGAAGGTCAGGACCGTTTCACCGCCCGCAAGATCGTCGTCGAGATTTTCGAGGAAGCCGGCCTGCTCGACAAGATCGAGCCGCACAAGCATATGGTCCCGCATGGCGACCGTGGCGGCGTGCCGATCGAGCCGCGACTGACCGAACAGTGGTATGTCGATGCCCACATCCTGGCGCAGCCGGCGATCGCTTCCGTCAAGGAAGGGCGCACCAAGTTCGTGCCGAAGAACTGGGACAAGACCTATTTCGAATGGATGGAGAACATCCAGCCCTGGTGCATCTCCCGCCAACTCTGGTGGGGCCATCAGATCCCGGCATGGTACGGCCCGGACGGTCAGGTCTTTGTCGAAAAGACCGAGGAAGAAGCGCTGCAGGCGGCGATCCAGCATTACTTGTCGCACGAAGGCCCGATGAAGGCCCTCGTCGAAGATCTGCTGGAGAATTTCAAGCCGGGCGAGATCCTGACCCGCGATGAGGACGTGCTCGACACCTGGTTCTCTTCGGCGCTCTGGCCGTTCTCGACGCTCGGCTGGCCGGACCAGACCAAGGAACTCGAAAAGTATTATCCGACCAGCGTGCTGGTCACCGGTTTCGACATCATCTTCTTCTGGGTCGCCCGCATGATGATGATGGGCCTTCACTTCATGAAGGACGAGGACGGTAACCCGGTCGAACCCTTCCACACCGTCTATGTCCACGCCCTGGTGCGCGACAAGAGCGGTCAGAAGATGTCTAAGTCGAAGGGCAACGTCATCGATCCGCTCGACCTGATCGACGAATACGGCGCCGACGCGTTGCGCTTCACGCTGGCGATCATGGCGGCGCAGGGGCGTGACGTGAAGCTCGATCCGGCCCGCATCGCCGGTTACCGCAATTTCGGCACCAAGCTCTGGAATGCCACCCGCTTTGCCGAGATGAACGGCGTCAAGCGCGATCCGGCCTTCCAGCCGGAGGCAACGAAGCTCACCGTCAACCGCTGGATACTGACGGAGCTTTCCGAAACCATCCGCGACGTCACGGAGGCCGTCGAGACCCAGCGGTTCAACGAGGCGGCGGGTTCGCTCTACCGTTTCGTCTGGAACCAGGTCTGCGACTGGTATCTGGAACTCCTGAAGCCGATCTTCGCAAGCGGGGACGAGGGTGCCAAGGCAGAGGCCCAGGCCTGTGCCGCCTACGTGCTGGAAGAGACCTACAAGCTCCTGCATCCGTTCATGCCGTTCATGACGGAAGAGCTCTGGGCCCACACCGAAACCCGCGACGGCCTGCTTTGCCACGCCGACTGGCCGGCGCCGGAATTCGCCGATCAGGCGGCTGCGGAAGAGATCAACTGGCTGGTTGACCTCGTCACCGGTCTGCGCTCGGCCCGCGCCGAGATGAACGTGCCGCCATCGGCCGTTGCACCGCTGATCGTCGTCGGCGCCAACGAACTGACCCAGGCGCGTCTGCGCCGTCACGAGGCGGCCGTCCGCCGTCTTGCGCGTGTCGAAACCATCGAGCTTGCCGACGCGGCGCCGAAGGGTTCCGCCCAGATCGTCGTCGGCGAGGCGACCGCCTGCCTGCCGCTCGGCAACCTGATCGACCTCGTGGCCGAAAAGGCGCGCATCGAGAAGGCGGTCGGCAAGACCGAGGCCGAGATGGACCGTATCGGCAAGAAGCTGGCCAACGAGAAGTTCGTCGCCAATGCCGATCCCGAAGTGGTTGCTGCCGAGCGCGAACGCTTCGCCGAGCTGGAAATCCAGATGGCGAACCTGAAGATCGCTCTTCTGCGCATCAGCGAAGCTGGCTGA